The following are encoded together in the Methylomonas methanica MC09 genome:
- the ftsA gene encoding cell division protein FtsA, whose amino-acid sequence MAKKTDRNLLVGLDIGTSKVAAIVGEFRGGDEIEVIGIGTAPSKGLKKGIVVNLESTVHSIQRAIEEAELMAGCQIKSVFAGIAGSHIKSLNSHGIVAIKEKEVTQHDIDRVIDSARAVAIPADQKILHILPQEFVIDQQEGIKEPIGMSGIRLEAKVHMVTSSVSAEQNIVKCIRRCGLDVDDIVLEQLASCSAVLTDDEKDLGVCLIDIGGGTTDIAIFSEGAIKHTAVIPIAGDQVTNDIAVALRTPTKNAEEIKRQHACALTDMADPQHMIDVPSIGDREPRKISVQNLAEIVEPRYEELMLLVQAELRRSGYEDLIAAGMVITGGSSQVRGLTELAEEIFHMPVRMGTPLHVSGLTDVAQNPIYSTAVGLLIYGKDHHGRALGLNDDGDNLWSTIKNWFQGNF is encoded by the coding sequence ATGGCCAAAAAGACAGATCGAAATTTATTAGTGGGGCTGGATATCGGCACGTCGAAAGTGGCGGCCATAGTCGGCGAGTTTCGCGGCGGTGACGAAATTGAAGTGATCGGCATCGGTACCGCACCCTCCAAAGGCTTGAAAAAAGGCATTGTCGTCAATTTGGAATCGACCGTGCATTCCATACAACGCGCCATTGAAGAAGCCGAGTTGATGGCCGGCTGCCAAATCAAATCCGTGTTTGCCGGTATCGCCGGCAGTCACATAAAAAGCTTGAATTCGCACGGTATCGTGGCGATCAAGGAAAAAGAAGTCACTCAGCACGATATCGACCGGGTGATCGACTCGGCGCGCGCGGTGGCGATTCCGGCCGATCAGAAAATCCTGCACATCCTGCCGCAGGAGTTTGTGATCGACCAGCAGGAGGGTATCAAGGAACCGATCGGCATGTCGGGCATACGTCTGGAAGCCAAGGTACACATGGTGACCAGCAGCGTCAGCGCCGAGCAAAACATTGTCAAATGCATCCGCCGCTGCGGGCTGGATGTCGACGATATTGTGCTGGAGCAACTGGCTTCGTGCTCCGCGGTGCTGACGGACGATGAAAAGGATTTGGGGGTCTGTTTGATCGACATCGGCGGCGGTACCACGGATATCGCCATTTTCTCCGAGGGCGCCATCAAACATACCGCGGTTATTCCCATTGCCGGCGACCAAGTCACGAACGACATCGCCGTGGCATTGAGAACGCCGACCAAAAACGCCGAGGAGATTAAACGTCAACATGCCTGCGCGTTGACGGATATGGCCGACCCTCAGCACATGATCGATGTGCCGAGTATCGGCGACCGGGAGCCCCGCAAGATTTCCGTGCAGAATTTGGCGGAAATTGTCGAACCGCGTTACGAGGAGCTGATGCTGTTGGTACAGGCAGAATTAAGACGGAGTGGGTATGAAGATCTGATTGCCGCCGGCATGGTTATTACCGGCGGCAGTTCACAGGTAAGAGGATTGACTGAACTGGCGGAGGAAATATTCCATATGCCGGTTCGCATGGGGACACCGCTACATGTGTCCGGACTGACCGATGTAGCGCAAAACCCGATTTACTCGACCGCAGTGGGGTTGCTGATTTACGGCAAAGACCACCACGGCCGGGCATTGGGTTTAAACGACGACGGAGACAATCTGTGGTCGACAATCAAAAACTGGTTTCAAGGTAATTTTTAA
- a CDS encoding DciA family protein has product MNHSKKPLFKSAMDFNGRPLAMCLEKIAEQKQLLNRVRNSLPADIAEHAIHCVLSNTRLLVYTDSAVWASQIRFFNQEIVKSLPANGRQTIVSVQVKILLTPTSSTSRRTKCLPSAKTIDDILGRVDDKSNDALDLALAKLGRTLKKRLADKTA; this is encoded by the coding sequence ATGAATCACTCAAAAAAACCTTTGTTTAAGTCAGCTATGGACTTTAATGGTCGACCGTTGGCAATGTGCCTGGAAAAAATAGCCGAACAAAAGCAATTATTAAACCGAGTGCGAAACAGTTTGCCTGCCGATATTGCCGAACATGCCATTCATTGCGTGCTAAGTAATACTCGTTTATTAGTGTATACCGATTCTGCGGTTTGGGCATCGCAAATCCGCTTTTTTAATCAGGAAATAGTGAAGAGCTTGCCGGCAAACGGGCGGCAAACTATTGTTAGCGTGCAGGTTAAGATACTATTGACTCCAACCTCGAGTACGAGCAGGCGAACCAAGTGTTTGCCCAGCGCCAAAACGATCGACGACATTTTGGGTCGGGTGGATGATAAAAGCAATGATGCCTTGGATCTGGCCTTGGCTAAATTGGGGCGTACGCTTAAGAAGCGCTTGGCGGATAAAACCGCTTGA
- the ftsZ gene encoding cell division protein FtsZ: MKYELMDNSGNAVIKVIGVGGGGGNAVNHMIETGIDGVQFICANTDAQALRQMNVDSIVQLGVELTKGLGAGTRPEVGRAAAEENRERIREVIEGADMVFLTAGMGGGTGTGAITVFAEEAKEMGVLTVAVVSKPFDFEGTKKKAVAENGLRELEKLVDSLIIIPNQKLLPTLGNNRSLVDSFRVANDVLLDAVQGITELITHPGLMNVDFADVRTVMSNMGSAIMGTGVANGENRARLAAEKAIACPLLEDINLQGARGILVNVTSNGDLGLNEFDEIGSIMHAFASDDADIKIGMAVNPSMGNEVKVTVVATGMGEKVKAAAPIKLVPKVAAGEVSYDQLDKPTVIRQQRPDATRETRFGAQPRTDADLEYLDVPAFLRRQAD, encoded by the coding sequence ATGAAATATGAATTAATGGACAATAGTGGCAATGCCGTTATTAAAGTCATCGGTGTGGGCGGCGGCGGCGGCAACGCGGTCAATCATATGATAGAAACCGGTATCGACGGCGTGCAGTTTATCTGCGCCAACACCGATGCGCAGGCACTGCGGCAAATGAATGTCGACAGTATCGTACAACTGGGCGTTGAATTAACCAAAGGCCTGGGTGCCGGTACACGCCCTGAAGTGGGCCGTGCCGCGGCGGAAGAAAACCGCGAGCGCATCCGCGAAGTGATCGAAGGCGCCGACATGGTGTTTTTGACTGCCGGCATGGGTGGCGGTACCGGTACCGGTGCGATTACCGTATTTGCGGAAGAAGCTAAGGAGATGGGTGTGCTGACCGTGGCGGTGGTTTCCAAGCCGTTCGATTTCGAAGGCACCAAGAAAAAAGCCGTGGCCGAAAACGGCCTGCGTGAACTTGAAAAATTGGTCGATTCCTTAATCATCATTCCAAACCAAAAACTGCTACCGACCCTGGGCAACAACCGTTCCCTGGTCGATTCGTTCCGGGTTGCCAATGACGTATTGTTGGACGCGGTTCAAGGCATCACCGAACTGATCACCCACCCCGGCTTGATGAACGTTGACTTTGCCGACGTACGCACCGTCATGTCCAATATGGGCAGCGCCATCATGGGTACCGGTGTGGCCAACGGCGAGAACAGAGCCCGGCTGGCGGCGGAAAAAGCCATTGCCTGCCCGTTGCTGGAAGATATTAACCTGCAAGGCGCGCGCGGTATTTTGGTTAACGTCACATCCAACGGCGACCTGGGTCTGAACGAGTTCGACGAAATCGGTAGCATCATGCACGCCTTTGCATCCGACGATGCCGACATCAAAATCGGTATGGCAGTGAACCCTTCCATGGGTAACGAGGTTAAAGTTACCGTGGTGGCGACGGGCATGGGCGAAAAAGTCAAAGCCGCCGCACCGATTAAACTGGTACCTAAAGTTGCGGCGGGCGAAGTGAGTTACGATCAATTGGACAAACCGACCGTGATTCGCCAACAAAGACCGGATGCGACCCGCGAAACCCGTTTCGGCGCTCAACCCAGAACCGATGCCGATTTGGAATATTTGGACGTACCGGCGTTTTTGAGACGTCAGGCGGACTAA
- the lpxC gene encoding UDP-3-O-acyl-N-acetylglucosamine deacetylase produces MIKQRTLKNTIRATGVGLHTGDKVYLTLHPAEANSGIRFRRVDLDTPVTIEARPENVGETKLSTTLTRGNIKVSTVEHLLSAMAGLGIDNAIIDVSAPEVPIMDGSAGPFVFLLQSAGVVEQDAPKQYIRIKRPIRVEDADKWAAFEPFDGFKVTFTIDFEHPAFSDHLKTAVMDFSSTTFVKEVSRARTFGFMRDIEFLRENNLALGGSLDNAIVVDDDKVLNEDGLRYADEFVKHKILDAIGDLYLLGHSLIGEYKGFKSGHALNNKLLLSLLENKDAWEMVTFENADDAPISYMRSAQSSAPVTG; encoded by the coding sequence ATGATCAAACAACGCACTCTCAAAAACACCATTCGCGCCACGGGTGTTGGCTTGCACACAGGTGACAAAGTCTATTTAACGCTGCATCCCGCCGAGGCCAATAGCGGGATACGGTTTCGCCGCGTTGATCTGGACACGCCTGTCACCATAGAAGCCCGCCCGGAAAATGTCGGCGAAACCAAGCTCTCCACCACCTTGACCCGTGGCAATATCAAAGTATCGACGGTGGAGCATCTGCTGTCCGCCATGGCGGGCCTGGGTATAGACAACGCGATTATCGATGTCAGCGCACCGGAAGTACCCATCATGGACGGTAGCGCGGGTCCATTCGTGTTCTTGCTGCAATCGGCCGGCGTGGTAGAGCAGGATGCCCCTAAGCAATACATTCGCATCAAACGCCCGATTCGGGTGGAAGACGCCGATAAATGGGCGGCATTCGAACCGTTTGACGGTTTTAAAGTCACCTTTACCATCGATTTCGAACATCCGGCCTTCTCCGATCACTTGAAAACGGCGGTGATGGATTTTTCCTCCACCACCTTCGTCAAGGAAGTCAGCCGTGCCCGCACCTTCGGTTTTATGCGCGACATCGAATTCTTGCGGGAAAACAATCTGGCCTTGGGCGGCAGTCTCGACAATGCCATCGTGGTCGATGACGACAAGGTTTTGAATGAAGACGGCCTGCGTTATGCCGACGAGTTCGTCAAACACAAAATACTCGATGCGATCGGCGACCTGTATCTGTTGGGCCATAGCTTGATCGGCGAATATAAAGGCTTTAAATCCGGCCACGCCCTCAATAACAAGCTGTTATTGAGCTTGCTGGAAAACAAAGACGCCTGGGAAATGGTCACGTTTGAAAATGCAGACGATGCACCTATTTCTTACATGCGCTCCGCCCAATCGTCCGCGCCCGTTACCGGCTAA
- the murB gene encoding UDP-N-acetylmuramate dehydrogenase: MMAELALRGTLLSNEPLAKYTSWRVGGPAQKMYLPADKADLIDFVAGLPVGEPLVWIGLGSNLLIRDGGIRGTVINTRGRLKDMRLIDSERVYVEAGVPCAHVARFCSDLGLTGAEFLAGIPGTMGGALKMNAGAFGGETWGIVDQVEMINAQGGVIERGKHEFEVAYRSVKGLDNEWFLSAQLQLQKGNSEASQQHIKALLEKRNTSQPTNKPTCGSVFKNPPGDFAARLIEACGLKGYAVGGAVVSEKHANFIENGGNATAEDIEALIEHIQNQVLSQFGIALQTEVCRIGEKV, encoded by the coding sequence ATGATGGCGGAGCTTGCATTAAGAGGTACCCTGCTCAGCAACGAGCCGCTGGCCAAATACACTAGCTGGCGGGTCGGCGGCCCGGCGCAAAAAATGTATCTCCCGGCGGACAAAGCCGATTTGATCGATTTTGTCGCCGGTTTGCCCGTGGGCGAACCTTTGGTTTGGATCGGTCTGGGCAGCAATTTGCTGATCAGGGATGGCGGCATTCGCGGCACGGTGATTAATACCCGTGGCCGTTTGAAAGACATGCGTTTGATCGATTCCGAGCGGGTTTACGTGGAGGCCGGCGTACCTTGTGCTCATGTGGCGCGGTTTTGCAGCGATTTAGGTTTGACCGGCGCGGAATTTTTGGCCGGCATTCCCGGCACTATGGGCGGCGCACTGAAAATGAACGCCGGCGCCTTCGGCGGCGAAACCTGGGGTATTGTCGACCAGGTCGAAATGATCAACGCACAAGGCGGGGTGATCGAGCGCGGCAAACACGAGTTCGAAGTGGCCTACCGTTCCGTGAAAGGTCTGGATAACGAATGGTTCCTGTCCGCGCAATTGCAATTGCAAAAAGGCAACAGCGAAGCCAGTCAGCAACATATCAAGGCGCTGCTGGAAAAACGCAACACCAGCCAGCCGACCAATAAACCGACCTGCGGCTCCGTGTTTAAAAATCCGCCCGGCGATTTTGCGGCGCGCTTGATTGAAGCCTGCGGTTTAAAAGGCTATGCCGTCGGCGGCGCGGTGGTATCCGAAAAACACGCCAATTTTATCGAGAACGGCGGCAACGCCACCGCAGAAGATATAGAAGCCTTGATCGAGCATATTCAAAATCAGGTACTCAGTCAGTTCGGAATCGCGTTGCAAACCGAGGTTTGCCGGATAGGTGAAAAAGTATGA
- a CDS encoding 2Fe-2S iron-sulfur cluster-binding protein, with protein MTGTINIDGQNIPFEEGQTIIEAATAAGVYIPHLCHQPGYTPHGSCKLCTVKVNGRNCSACTFPAADGQTVINNSAEQELDRRRITQMLFVEGNHFCPSCEKSGNCQLQGVAYHLNMLDNHYPHFFENREMDASHPDILIDHNRCIFCNLCVRASQQKDGKNVFGIAGRGINKRLIVNSPSGQLKDSDIDINDSAVHICPTGALLIKRTGYQVPIGQRIYDHKHISEVALAQENDNGQD; from the coding sequence ATGACAGGCACTATCAACATAGACGGTCAAAACATTCCGTTCGAGGAAGGCCAAACCATTATCGAAGCCGCCACAGCCGCCGGCGTGTATATTCCGCATTTATGCCACCAACCGGGTTACACCCCGCACGGTAGCTGCAAATTATGCACGGTGAAAGTCAATGGCCGCAATTGCTCCGCCTGCACATTCCCGGCCGCTGACGGTCAAACCGTCATCAACAACAGTGCTGAACAGGAACTGGATAGGCGTCGCATCACGCAGATGCTGTTCGTGGAAGGCAATCACTTCTGCCCGTCCTGCGAAAAATCCGGCAACTGCCAGCTGCAGGGCGTAGCCTATCATCTGAACATGCTGGATAACCATTACCCGCATTTTTTCGAGAACCGGGAAATGGATGCCTCGCATCCCGACATTTTGATCGACCATAACCGCTGTATATTCTGTAATTTGTGCGTACGCGCCAGCCAGCAAAAAGACGGTAAAAACGTGTTCGGTATCGCCGGACGCGGCATCAACAAACGCTTGATCGTCAATTCGCCCAGCGGACAATTGAAAGATAGCGATATCGACATCAACGACAGTGCGGTCCACATCTGTCCGACCGGGGCTTTATTGATCAAACGCACCGGCTACCAAGTCCCTATCGGCCAACGTATTTACGATCACAAACACATCAGTGAAGTGGCATTAGCCCAGGAGAACGATAATGGCCAAGATTAA
- a CDS encoding cell division protein FtsQ/DivIB: protein MKFILFALLVSAGSWYGWKQLHSQDAVSKPIRYVKIEGAFQYTNKETLKRILTPEMKRGFYHVDMDAIHQLISQLPLVAAVDVNRVWPDAVHIKITEQKPIVRWGDKAVLNKQGEVLIPDDIDEFKNLPLITGPEGQEKKLLEIMKGVYIVLKDKSMQLAEFHVNDRRAWRIKLASGLEMQLGRKAPLENMQRFLKTMDLLGEEQVAMMASVDTRYPNGYAVTWKPDTPEIDWKAIAENYKNVMKERRI from the coding sequence TTGAAGTTTATTCTATTCGCCTTGCTGGTTTCGGCGGGCAGCTGGTACGGCTGGAAACAGTTGCACAGCCAGGATGCCGTCAGCAAGCCGATCCGTTATGTAAAGATTGAAGGCGCGTTTCAGTATACCAATAAGGAGACCCTGAAACGCATACTGACACCGGAGATGAAACGCGGTTTTTACCACGTGGACATGGACGCTATTCATCAATTGATCAGCCAATTGCCGCTGGTGGCGGCAGTGGATGTAAACCGGGTATGGCCGGATGCGGTGCATATCAAGATCACCGAGCAAAAGCCGATTGTGCGCTGGGGCGACAAGGCGGTACTGAATAAACAGGGCGAGGTGCTGATACCGGACGATATCGACGAGTTTAAAAACCTGCCGCTGATTACCGGTCCGGAAGGACAGGAGAAGAAACTGTTGGAAATCATGAAAGGCGTTTACATCGTGTTAAAGGATAAATCGATGCAACTGGCCGAATTTCATGTCAATGACCGCAGGGCTTGGCGAATTAAATTGGCCAGCGGTTTGGAAATGCAACTGGGCAGAAAAGCGCCGTTGGAAAATATGCAACGGTTTTTGAAAACCATGGATTTACTGGGCGAGGAGCAAGTCGCCATGATGGCCAGTGTGGATACCCGGTATCCGAACGGCTACGCGGTGACCTGGAAGCCGGATACACCCGAAATCGATTGGAAAGCAATTGCTGAAAATTACAAGAACGTAATGAAGGAGCGGCGGATTTAA
- a CDS encoding D-alanine--D-alanine ligase → MKPLTISNPADFGKVAVLMGGTAAEREISLNSGNAVFKALKECGIDALAVDVTGSPIDALAGLKIDRVFNIMHGRGGEDGVLQAVLDVLGLPYTGSGVMASALSMDKLRTKLCWQGMGLSTPKWFVLQNLLDIDACIAALGFPVIVKPAQEGSSIGMSKANSREELLEALRVAQQYRCDVYAEQWVQGKEYTVGVLAGEALPAIRLETPNVFYDFEAKYRANTTQYHCPSGLTTEREQQLQALALLACNGLAVKGWARVDVFIDDNDCAQLIEVNTVPGMTDHSLVPMAAKVAGVDFNELVWRILETSMVD, encoded by the coding sequence ATGAAGCCGTTAACGATTAGCAATCCCGCCGATTTCGGCAAAGTCGCGGTCCTGATGGGCGGTACTGCCGCCGAGCGGGAAATTTCCCTGAACAGCGGCAACGCGGTTTTCAAAGCTCTCAAGGAATGCGGCATCGATGCGCTAGCGGTGGATGTCACCGGCAGTCCGATTGACGCGCTGGCCGGCCTGAAAATCGATAGAGTATTCAACATCATGCATGGCCGAGGCGGTGAAGATGGGGTGCTGCAAGCCGTATTGGACGTATTGGGCCTGCCTTATACCGGTTCCGGGGTGATGGCTTCCGCGCTTAGCATGGACAAGTTGCGCACCAAGTTGTGCTGGCAGGGCATGGGACTCAGCACCCCAAAATGGTTTGTACTGCAAAACCTGCTAGATATTGATGCCTGTATAGCCGCACTCGGCTTTCCGGTGATTGTTAAGCCGGCCCAGGAAGGCTCCAGTATCGGCATGAGTAAAGCCAATAGCCGCGAAGAGTTACTCGAAGCGCTACGCGTGGCCCAACAATATCGATGCGATGTTTACGCCGAACAATGGGTGCAAGGCAAGGAATATACCGTGGGCGTACTGGCTGGCGAAGCGCTACCCGCCATCCGCTTGGAAACACCCAACGTATTTTACGATTTTGAAGCCAAATACCGTGCCAACACCACACAGTACCATTGCCCAAGCGGATTGACTACCGAGCGCGAGCAACAGTTACAAGCCCTGGCCCTGTTGGCATGCAACGGCTTGGCAGTAAAAGGCTGGGCCAGAGTGGATGTGTTTATCGACGACAACGATTGCGCGCAATTGATTGAAGTAAACACCGTGCCCGGCATGACCGATCACAGTCTGGTGCCGATGGCGGCCAAGGTGGCGGGCGTGGATTTTAACGAGCTGGTCTGGCGGATTCTGGAAACCAGCATGGTGGACTGA
- a CDS encoding NAD(P)H-dependent oxidoreductase subunit E, producing the protein MKTFLTSILTEADYQPVRLLSLLRKIQSQYQHIPMEAIGILADALHIPRTQIIGVVEFYSFLHLTPQGRYDILISDSITDHMLDKENLLGYLSSVLKVNVGEVRADGLVSLNNTSCTGMCDQGPAGLVNGLPLTRLDRPRIDEIAALIEQQQAVSDWPGYLFAVSDNIHKAGLLLNTPIEKGTAIKSAFNRGLPATLQELDRSGLRGRGGAGFNTATKWRFCAEETAAQHYVVCNADEGEPGTFKDRVLLNSHADQVFEGMTLAAAIIGAKQGFLYLRGEYLHLYDKLQAVLQQRRADGLLGDNILELGLDFDIEICLGAGAYICGEESALIESLEGKPGIPRNRPPYPVTSGYLNQPTVVNNVETFLAAAKIAIQGGDWFAGFGTEKSAGSKILSICGDCAQPGIYEYPFGISIEQILADCGASDVLGVQIGGPSGTFISNKEFKRQLAFEDLATGGSFIVFNNSRNVLEIVQNFTHFFAHESCGFCTPCRVGTSLLKKQLDKIVDGHGSSGDVVELESLCQLVKSHSHCGLGQTAANPILTTLQRYPDLYAKRLKTIRYEPGFDLDGALEIARRMAHRNDAGAHLSQVED; encoded by the coding sequence ATGAAAACGTTTCTAACAAGCATTCTGACAGAAGCAGACTACCAGCCGGTTAGACTGCTATCCCTACTTAGAAAAATTCAGTCCCAGTATCAACACATCCCGATGGAAGCGATCGGCATACTGGCCGATGCTCTGCACATTCCGCGAACGCAAATTATCGGCGTGGTTGAATTTTACAGTTTTCTGCATTTAACGCCACAAGGCCGCTACGATATCTTGATCAGCGACTCGATCACCGACCACATGTTGGATAAGGAAAATCTACTAGGTTATTTATCCAGTGTGCTCAAAGTTAACGTCGGCGAAGTGCGCGCCGATGGTCTGGTGAGTCTGAACAACACATCCTGCACCGGTATGTGCGACCAAGGACCGGCCGGTCTGGTCAACGGCCTACCGCTGACCCGGCTGGACAGACCCAGAATCGACGAAATCGCGGCGCTGATAGAACAACAACAAGCTGTTTCCGATTGGCCTGGCTATTTATTCGCCGTTAGCGATAACATTCACAAGGCAGGGTTGCTACTGAACACGCCGATTGAAAAAGGCACGGCCATTAAATCCGCCTTTAACCGCGGCTTACCGGCCACCCTCCAGGAATTGGACCGCTCGGGTTTGCGCGGTCGCGGCGGCGCGGGCTTTAACACCGCCACCAAATGGCGTTTCTGCGCCGAAGAAACCGCCGCACAACATTATGTGGTGTGCAATGCCGACGAAGGCGAACCCGGCACCTTTAAAGACCGGGTGTTGTTGAACAGTCACGCCGATCAGGTTTTCGAGGGTATGACTCTGGCTGCCGCCATTATCGGCGCTAAACAAGGCTTCCTGTATTTGCGCGGCGAATACCTGCATCTTTACGATAAATTACAAGCCGTATTGCAACAGCGCCGTGCGGACGGACTATTGGGTGACAATATTCTGGAGCTAGGCCTCGATTTCGATATCGAGATTTGTCTCGGTGCCGGCGCCTATATCTGCGGCGAAGAGTCGGCCTTGATCGAATCGCTGGAAGGCAAACCCGGCATTCCCCGTAACCGCCCGCCTTATCCGGTCACCAGCGGCTACTTGAACCAGCCCACGGTGGTCAACAACGTGGAAACCTTTCTGGCTGCCGCCAAAATTGCCATACAAGGCGGCGACTGGTTTGCCGGATTCGGCACAGAGAAGTCCGCCGGCAGCAAGATTTTAAGCATCTGCGGCGATTGCGCCCAACCCGGCATTTACGAATACCCGTTCGGCATCAGCATCGAGCAAATCCTGGCCGACTGCGGCGCCAGCGATGTGTTGGGGGTACAAATAGGCGGCCCTTCCGGCACCTTTATTTCCAACAAGGAGTTTAAGCGCCAGCTGGCCTTTGAGGATCTGGCCACCGGCGGTTCGTTCATCGTCTTTAACAACAGCCGCAACGTGCTGGAAATCGTGCAAAATTTCACGCACTTTTTCGCCCACGAAAGCTGCGGTTTCTGTACGCCCTGCCGAGTCGGCACCTCCTTACTGAAGAAACAGCTGGATAAAATCGTAGACGGTCACGGTTCCTCCGGCGATGTCGTGGAACTGGAAAGCCTGTGTCAATTGGTCAAAAGCCACAGCCATTGCGGCTTGGGACAAACCGCTGCCAATCCGATTCTGACCACCCTGCAACGCTATCCGGATTTGTACGCAAAACGTTTGAAAACAATCCGCTACGAACCGGGTTTCGATTTGGACGGCGCACTGGAAATCGCCCGCCGCATGGCGCATCGTAACGACGCCGGCGCTCACTTATCGCAAGTGGAGGACTAA